The following nucleotide sequence is from Salvelinus sp. IW2-2015 linkage group LG26, ASM291031v2, whole genome shotgun sequence.
TGACTTCAACAACCGTTACTCCCACAAAGCGGAAAAGTCAGGCAACCGAAAACGGAAGGGggaacagagggacagacagcacATACCAGTGAAAATCTCCAAAATAACCGCCTATGAAAGAACACACAACTCACGACTGCCAACAAATGGAATTGGAGCCAGTCCTGAGGCTTTTACGGACACATGTGACCCTCATCCACATCTGAAATCAGACAAGGATGGTGCTGAGCATCTTGACATCGACAGGCTCAACAAAATCCCTGTCAACGCTGTCAAACCTCACCCTAGCTCACCGGGAGTAGCCAAACCTCCGAGCACTTCCACATTGCTCAAAACGGCTGTTTTGCAACAGCATGGCAAAATGGACCTGGCTGTCTCAGGAGGGGGGCCGCATCAGCCCAAACACCCCCGAAGCAACTCATATAGTCCCAGAAGTACAAAACAGGATGCGGTAGTTAAACTGTCTACGACCAAATCAACGACTCTACTGAGCTCAACTCGGAGCCCCAGAGTTATggacagctctggactggggCCCTCTCCTTTGCGTTCTCCACAGCTTTTAACTCCATGTATGCAGGGTTCCCTCACTATTGGGCCTCTGCCTACAGAGTCTGCCCTTCATTGGGACGGACCGGCAGACGTGGACCAACGCCTTCAACAAAGCAYCAGGAGACCTGACTCTCTGCACTCCAAAGCCTCGTCCCACAGCGAGGTGAAGGCAGAGGGCGATGGTTctgtcactagcacagagagaaagaggagaaagaaataCAGGTCCAGAGACTATACAGTGAACTTGGGTGGGCAGCCCACGGAAGAGACCACAATGCCATGTAGGTTAAAAGACCGTAGACTTACGTTTGACCCTGTAACAGGGCAGATCAAACCCTCAATCCTCAAAGAGTCTTACCCGGAACGGGAGGCTACAGTGGCTCCGGTCACACCAGAACTTCCTCAGACAGAACTGCTCAAGCAGAACCATTGTGCACAAAATAGCCCTGTTACTCCCAGTCCGTTTCAACAGACCAACTGGAAAGAGCTGTCAAGGAACGAAATCATCCAGTCCTACCTTAACCGTCAAAGCAATGTGCTCACATCATCTGGGGCTCAAACCTCGGGGGCACACTTTTTCATGTCTGAGTACTTGAAACATGAGGAACATCATATCAAAGAGGGMAGAAAAAAACA
It contains:
- the LOC111952512 gene encoding mediator of RNA polymerase II transcription subunit 26 isoform X2, with amino-acid sequence MTSATATPQEMRDRLMQAIDGQSNICNMVAVMEVISYLEKYPITKEALEETRLGKLINDVRKKTKDEDLAKRAKKLLRTWQKLIEPGQSEALSKGHMGPPAAANGGMHPCRMDVSPPAAIPPSGKMVPELKSRNDFNNRYSHKAEKSGNRKRKGEQRDRQHIPVKISKITAYERTHNSRLPTNGIGASPEAFTDTCDPHPHLKSDKDGAEHLDIDRLNKIPVNAVKPHPSSPGVAKPPSTSTLLKTAVLQQHGKMDLAVSGGGPHQPKHPRSNSYSPRSTKQDAVVKLSTTKSTTLLSSTRSPRVMDSSGLGPSPLRSPQLLTPCMQGSLTIGPLPTESALHWDGPADVDQRLQQSXRRPDSLHSKASSHSEVKAEGDGSVTSTERKRRKKYRSRDYTVNLGGQPTEETTMPCRLKDRRLTFDPVTGQIKPSILKESYPEREATVAPVTPELPQTELLKQNHCAQNSPVTPSPFQQTNWKELSRNEIIQSYLNRQSNVLTSSGAQTSGAHFFMSEYLKHEEHHIKEGRKKHMLVPNIPDTDLPGVSREVTNEDLNRIHKEHWPGVNGCYDTKDNWYEWTDCISLDSHGDEGKLNILPYICLD
- the LOC111952512 gene encoding mediator of RNA polymerase II transcription subunit 26 isoform X1 — its product is MTSATATPQEMRDRLMQAIDGQSNQICNMVAVMEVISYLEKYPITKEALEETRLGKLINDVRKKTKDEDLAKRAKKLLRTWQKLIEPGQSEALSKGHMGPPAAANGGMHPCRMDVSPPAAIPPSGKMVPELKSRNDFNNRYSHKAEKSGNRKRKGEQRDRQHIPVKISKITAYERTHNSRLPTNGIGASPEAFTDTCDPHPHLKSDKDGAEHLDIDRLNKIPVNAVKPHPSSPGVAKPPSTSTLLKTAVLQQHGKMDLAVSGGGPHQPKHPRSNSYSPRSTKQDAVVKLSTTKSTTLLSSTRSPRVMDSSGLGPSPLRSPQLLTPCMQGSLTIGPLPTESALHWDGPADVDQRLQQSXRRPDSLHSKASSHSEVKAEGDGSVTSTERKRRKKYRSRDYTVNLGGQPTEETTMPCRLKDRRLTFDPVTGQIKPSILKESYPEREATVAPVTPELPQTELLKQNHCAQNSPVTPSPFQQTNWKELSRNEIIQSYLNRQSNVLTSSGAQTSGAHFFMSEYLKHEEHHIKEGRKKHMLVPNIPDTDLPGVSREVTNEDLNRIHKEHWPGVNGCYDTKDNWYEWTDCISLDSHGDEGKLNILPYICLD